Genomic segment of Candidatus Poribacteria bacterium:
TAAGCGTAGCGGAGCACAGTCCAAGGGATCATAGATTAAAACTCTGGATACGCTGCGAAATGTGCTTGAGGTGTCCCGTTTCGGTAATCGCCGTCACAAGCATTGAGTAGCCATCCACTCAGTCGGGCAAGGAGGTCAGGATGATCTGCGGAAATGTCGTTTTCCTCGCGATAGTCGTGGGGGAGATGATACAATTGGAAACTGTCCGTGCTATTGATATACCGTAATTTCCAACCATCTGTCGTTACCAATGCGGGACCGAGTCGAGAGGCATATACAACCCATTCACGGTGTTGTTGAATATCGGGCTGTTCAAGCAAAGTCGGTAAGAACGATACGCCATCTTTGGGTTGGGGCAATTCCATCCCGATGAAGTCGGCGAGGGTTGGCATCAGGTCGTAATTTGTGAGCATGTGGTTGGACACAGGGTCGGGTGCAATCCTTCCGGGCAAACGGACGATATAAGGGATTCGCGTGCCGCCTTCCCAGCTTGAAAATTTCAGACCACCCATCCCGTCGTTACCGTTGAACACATCGCCCCCTGTTTCCGAATAGAACTTCGTTGTAATTTCGTCGAAGGGTTCACCGTCCAAATTCTTCGTCCGACCAGAGGTTCGTCCCTCCTCCTTGGCATACACTTCGTGCCCATTATCGGAGCAGAAGATAATCATCGTGCGGTCGTCAATACCGAGACGTTCAAGCTCGTCCAAGATGATTCCTACGGTTTCATCGAGTTTTAGGATCATGGAAGCGTATTCTTTTTCAAACGTCGTCAATTCGGTAGACTGTTTCACCGCTGGATGGATGTCAGGAATGGCAATCGGTCCATGCGGTAACTGCGAAGGATGATAGAGGAAGAAAGGTTCGTCACGGTGGGTGCGAAGGAACTCAACAATTTTTTCGTTAAAGATGTCTTGAGAATATACGGCTTTCCCCTGTCGATCCGCACGACGCGCAGCACTCTCATCGGATTCCCAGTCCAGATTCACCCCGCAGTTGGCATGCGTATTGCCTCGAATGTTCGTCACCTGTCCATCTTCAAAGAGGAAAGGCGGATAAAAGCCGTGGCAACGCGCATGGTCGTAGTAACCGTAGTGATACTGCCACCCGTGTCGACGGATACGTGCCCCTGTTGTAGCGAAACCCCACTCAAGTTTCCCGATCTGCCCCGTGGCGTAACCGGCTGCCTCAACAATCTGTGCCAAGAAGACATCATCGGGATCCGCTTGGAGTCCAGTTGTATGCACTAACTCTGTCACTTGACCCAGTGTTAGCTCACCAGCACTCAGCCTGTCATACACCCCGCCTTGGGTATAGGTCCATGTCCCGTCGTGGCAATCGTGGAGACCTGTCAGCATACTGGCACGGGAGGGGGCACAAAATGCGCAACCGTAGGCATGGTTGAATCGCATTCCCTCGTTTGCCAAACGGTCGATATTCGGTGTCTCGAAATGCCGCTGTCCATAGCAGCTCAGCATCCCGCGTCCGAGGTCGTCGCCATAGATGAGAATGAGATTCGGGTTATGGGTCATAACTACGATACCAAACGATTTGAAAAGTCAAGTTTGTTCATGCAAAAGTGTTTGGGATTCTGGAGTTTCCACCTGTTCGTAAAACAAATCAGGTAGATTCGCGTGTAAGTCGGCGTGTTCAATAGTTATTGCGACGAGATTTCCGTTAGCATCCAGATCTATGTAGATATTTTCGTTGATTTCTTTTGTTTCAGCAACGGCATGCTCAGAAAACTCAATCAATGCTGTAGCCGTGTCATGAAAATACTTTACCTTCATTGTGAACTACCCCGTTATCGCACAGAGAATATACTAACCCAAGTTACTACTTTTCATTCACATAGCACTCCGCTGGAGTGCACGGACTTGACGACACGATTTTCTATAGACATGCCACCCCTACGGGGTGTGAAGAGATGCCTTTCCTTAAAAAATCTGTGTTTAGACACCCCAAACTTATTAGGTAGCAACTTGGGTTATACTATCCAAACTGAAATGCGCGCTGTCTGTAGAGATGCTCAAACAGGTTCCCTTCATGCGGACTATCCCAAGAGATCTGATTCGTTGGGATCGCACCTAAATTCAGTCGATCAATGAGCGGTGTCGCTATGAGACATCGCGTGAGTGCTGTATCTTCTGTGATCGCTGTGGCAACAAGTGTCGCGCCCATAGCCTCGACCAACTGCGCCGGTGGCACTTCTACAACACTCACAAATGGGAACGGAAATTCTATGTTTGCTAATGGATGCTCTGCGTCCTCACACCAGATAACAGTCGGTCTGAGGAAGGTGCAGCCATCCAATTCGACGACGCGGTCGCCAGTCGTCAACTCCGTCGCACCGGGTTCTTTGAGGTGTTGGTCGATGAGCGATGAGATGCCGTGAGCAGACTTCGGATTCGCCCACGCGGCGATGCCTGCCTCTGGGTGATCCAAGGGTTTCGGTTCGATGCGTGCTAAACGTTCAGCCACTGCTTCGGCAATTTCTCGTCCATGCGCCGTTACCCATACACCAGAGGCGTTAATGCAGGATCTGCCACCGTTTTTAGCGACCGATTCCACGATGAGATCGAGGTAGTGTTCCCAATTGTTCTCTCCGTCTTCATGGATGATAATCTTGCTGCGTCCGGGTCCGTGGATTTCGACACGAGGTGTGTTCACCCACGGTGCGACGGTTGAACCGCCACCGAAAAGCATAGCGCGTCCACATCGGACGAGGATTTCGTTGGCACCGGCGTAATCGGTCGGATAGAAACTGAACGCCTCTGCGGGAGCACCTGCAGCGATAAACGCTTGTGCAATTCGATAGGGAGTCCACGGCTCCTCGCGTCCCGGCTTCAGCACGAGTGGCACTTTCAAAGGAATAGCAGGCACCCACAACGAATGCACACCCGGCGAATTGCTCGGTAACACGGCACCCAACGAATCCGTTTCACAGACGTAACTCAACGTGTGCCCGTTTTGGGTTCCCCATCCATTGTCAAGGACCTCCAAATCAAGCCCACGGGTGAGTCCATCCAAAACGGTATCTATGTTTTCCAAGACTCCTTGAATTTTGAATAGATTTTGTTCGCAGAGTGCTTCAGGCATACCGGTTGTCCCAGAGACCTGCTGGATGTAGTCTATCGGGGATTGAACCGTTCCGTCAAGCGGCAACGTCTCCGTTGCGAAGAGACGCGCTGCCTTCTTGCATATAGAAAGTAATTCGGCGACAGAACGTTGTCCGAGCACCTCTTTCTGGAGCGCGATGTCAACGAGGTCCTTGGCTATCAGCCCACGATTGGCTTGGCTCACCTCGACCAAAGGTTCACCCGTTTTGATATGTGGGACGCGAACGGTGTTCAGACTTCTGTAAGGACGTCCGGCACGCAGAATCGGAATATGCATTTTTTAATTTTACCTTGCGGAGAAACAACGTCCGTTTCAACTTTGACGGTCATTTCTTATATCTGAAGAAATACCCAAGCAATACGCAGAAATACCCTATCAAAAACACCCTGCGCCGTTGTTGCAGGCTGCCGTCATCTAAGTTT
This window contains:
- a CDS encoding sulfatase-like hydrolase/transferase gives rise to the protein MTHNPNLILIYGDDLGRGMLSCYGQRHFETPNIDRLANEGMRFNHAYGCAFCAPSRASMLTGLHDCHDGTWTYTQGGVYDRLSAGELTLGQVTELVHTTGLQADPDDVFLAQIVEAAGYATGQIGKLEWGFATTGARIRRHGWQYHYGYYDHARCHGFYPPFLFEDGQVTNIRGNTHANCGVNLDWESDESAARRADRQGKAVYSQDIFNEKIVEFLRTHRDEPFFLYHPSQLPHGPIAIPDIHPAVKQSTELTTFEKEYASMILKLDETVGIILDELERLGIDDRTMIIFCSDNGHEVYAKEEGRTSGRTKNLDGEPFDEITTKFYSETGGDVFNGNDGMGGLKFSSWEGGTRIPYIVRLPGRIAPDPVSNHMLTNYDLMPTLADFIGMELPQPKDGVSFLPTLLEQPDIQQHREWVVYASRLGPALVTTDGWKLRYINSTDSFQLYHLPHDYREENDISADHPDLLARLSGWLLNACDGDYRNGTPQAHFAAYPEF
- a CDS encoding DUF2283 domain-containing protein, which produces MKVKYFHDTATALIEFSEHAVAETKEINENIYIDLDANGNLVAITIEHADLHANLPDLFYEQVETPESQTLLHEQT
- a CDS encoding aldehyde dehydrogenase family protein, translating into MHIPILRAGRPYRSLNTVRVPHIKTGEPLVEVSQANRGLIAKDLVDIALQKEVLGQRSVAELLSICKKAARLFATETLPLDGTVQSPIDYIQQVSGTTGMPEALCEQNLFKIQGVLENIDTVLDGLTRGLDLEVLDNGWGTQNGHTLSYVCETDSLGAVLPSNSPGVHSLWVPAIPLKVPLVLKPGREEPWTPYRIAQAFIAAGAPAEAFSFYPTDYAGANEILVRCGRAMLFGGGSTVAPWVNTPRVEIHGPGRSKIIIHEDGENNWEHYLDLIVESVAKNGGRSCINASGVWVTAHGREIAEAVAERLARIEPKPLDHPEAGIAAWANPKSAHGISSLIDQHLKEPGATELTTGDRVVELDGCTFLRPTVIWCEDAEHPLANIEFPFPFVSVVEVPPAQLVEAMGATLVATAITEDTALTRCLIATPLIDRLNLGAIPTNQISWDSPHEGNLFEHLYRQRAFQFG